The following proteins are encoded in a genomic region of Streptomyces collinus Tu 365:
- a CDS encoding beta-class carbonic anhydrase, translating to MTTSAAASTGSDGTGSGGTGPGGGATAGGDTVTDRLVEANERYAAAFDDPGMDARPVLRVAVVACMDARIDLHRALGLRLGDCHTIRNAGGVVTDDVIRSLTISQRALGTRSVVLIHHTGCGMQTLTEEFRHELEMEVGQRPAWAVEAFRDADQDVRQSMRRVRTSPFLPHTGDVRGFVFDVTTGRLREIDPA from the coding sequence ATGACGACTTCGGCAGCAGCTTCCACCGGGTCCGACGGCACCGGATCCGGCGGCACCGGGCCCGGTGGAGGCGCCACCGCGGGCGGGGACACCGTCACGGACCGCCTCGTCGAGGCCAACGAGCGGTACGCCGCCGCGTTCGACGACCCGGGCATGGACGCCCGGCCGGTCCTGCGCGTCGCGGTCGTGGCCTGCATGGACGCCCGGATCGACCTGCACAGGGCGCTCGGCCTGCGGCTCGGCGACTGCCACACGATCCGCAACGCCGGCGGTGTCGTGACCGACGACGTGATCCGCTCGCTGACCATCAGCCAGCGTGCGCTCGGCACCCGCAGCGTCGTGCTGATCCACCACACCGGCTGCGGCATGCAGACCCTCACCGAGGAGTTCCGGCACGAGCTGGAGATGGAGGTGGGCCAGCGCCCGGCCTGGGCCGTGGAGGCGTTCCGCGACGCCGACCAGGACGTGCGGCAGTCGATGCGGCGCGTGCGCACCTCGCCCTTCCTGCCGCACACCGGTGACGTGCGCGGCTTCGTCTTCGACGTCACGACCGGCCGGCTGCGCGAGATCGACCCGGCCTGA
- a CDS encoding AAA family ATPase — MTTYDDRASLTDLTATVERVRSSVEGVIEGKPEVVRLSLTVLLAEGHLLIEDVPGVGKTMLAKALARSIDCSVRRIQFTPDLLPSDITGVSIWDQQRRDFEFKPGAIFAQIVIGDEINRASPKTQSALLESMEERQVTIDGHSYELPSPFMVVATQNPVEMEGTYPLPEAQRDRFMARVSVGYPSVEAELQMLDVHGGVSPLEDLQPVAHAHEIVKLIEAVRGVHVSEAVRRYAVELVAATRSHPDLRLGASPRATLHLLRAAKASAALAGREYALPDDVQALAVAVLAHRLLPTAQAQLNRRTAEQVVQEILQHTAVPAAPGQQPGFGGLGRTIPAYPQQPPRGL; from the coding sequence GTGACGACCTATGACGATCGAGCGAGCCTCACTGATCTGACCGCCACTGTGGAGCGGGTGCGCAGTTCGGTGGAGGGTGTGATCGAGGGCAAGCCCGAGGTCGTGCGGCTTTCGCTGACCGTACTGCTGGCCGAGGGACACCTGTTGATCGAGGATGTCCCCGGCGTGGGCAAGACGATGCTGGCCAAGGCGCTGGCGCGGTCCATCGACTGCTCGGTGCGGCGTATCCAGTTCACGCCCGACCTGCTGCCGTCGGACATCACCGGTGTGTCCATCTGGGACCAGCAGCGCCGGGACTTCGAGTTCAAGCCGGGCGCCATCTTCGCCCAGATCGTGATCGGCGACGAGATCAACCGCGCCTCCCCCAAGACCCAGTCGGCGCTGCTGGAGTCCATGGAGGAGCGGCAGGTCACCATCGACGGGCACAGCTACGAACTGCCCAGCCCCTTCATGGTGGTGGCGACGCAGAACCCGGTCGAGATGGAGGGCACCTACCCGCTGCCCGAGGCCCAGCGCGACCGCTTCATGGCCCGGGTCTCGGTCGGGTACCCGAGCGTCGAGGCCGAGCTGCAGATGCTGGACGTGCACGGCGGCGTCTCCCCGCTGGAGGACCTCCAGCCGGTGGCGCACGCGCACGAGATCGTGAAGCTGATCGAGGCGGTGCGCGGGGTGCACGTCTCCGAGGCGGTGCGCCGCTACGCGGTCGAGCTGGTCGCGGCCACGCGCAGCCACCCCGACCTGAGACTGGGCGCCTCCCCGCGCGCGACGCTGCACCTGCTGCGCGCCGCCAAGGCGTCCGCCGCGCTGGCCGGCCGGGAGTACGCGCTGCCGGACGACGTGCAGGCGCTCGCGGTCGCGGTCCTCGCGCACCGTCTGCTGCCCACCGCCCAGGCGCAGCTCAACCGCCGCACGGCCGAACAGGTCGTGCAGGAGATCCTCCAGCACACGGCCGTCCCCGCCGCGCCGGGCCAGCAGCCGGGCTTCGGCGGCCTGGGCCGCACCATCCCGGCCTATCCCCAGCAGCCCCCGCGGGGTCTGTGA
- a CDS encoding DUF58 domain-containing protein, with product MSAGGAGQADPDRGEAGGIRTALAGLTTRGRSFLAAGIAAAICAYVLGQSDLLRVGLLLAVLPLLCAAVLYRTRHRVAGNRRLSPARVPAGSEARVHLRMENVSRLPTGLLMLQDRVPYVLGPRPRFVLDRVEPGGRREVSYRVRSDLRGRYPLGPLQLRLTDPFGMCELTRAFSTFDTLTVVPRVDPLAPVRLSGEARGYGDGRQRSLALAGEDDVIPRGYRYGDDLRRVHWRSTARYGELMVRREEQPRRSRCTVLLDTRAIGYEGAGPDSAFEWAVSGAASVLVHMLERGFTVRLLTDNGVSVPGEGADGFAGTGQDSADAAGLMMDTLAVIDHSDGTGLSRAYDLLRGGNEGLLVAFLGDLDEGQAAVVAKMRQRSGAAVAFVLDPGTWAREATDVPGPGERPAERLRMLREAGWTALGVPRGASLNDLWRQADRERSGLTAVSGEAPV from the coding sequence ATGAGCGCCGGGGGGGCCGGGCAGGCGGATCCCGACCGCGGGGAGGCGGGCGGGATCCGTACCGCCCTGGCGGGGCTCACCACCCGCGGGCGCTCCTTCCTGGCCGCCGGGATCGCCGCCGCGATCTGCGCGTACGTGCTGGGGCAGAGCGATCTGCTGCGGGTCGGCCTGCTGCTGGCCGTGCTGCCGCTGCTGTGCGCCGCCGTGCTCTACCGCACCCGCCACCGGGTGGCCGGGAACCGCCGGCTCTCCCCCGCGCGGGTGCCCGCGGGCAGCGAGGCCCGGGTGCACCTGCGGATGGAGAACGTCTCCCGGCTGCCCACCGGGCTGCTGATGCTCCAGGACCGGGTGCCCTACGTGCTCGGGCCCCGGCCGCGCTTCGTGCTGGACCGGGTGGAGCCGGGCGGCCGCCGCGAGGTGTCCTACCGGGTCCGCTCCGACCTGCGCGGCCGCTATCCGCTGGGCCCCCTGCAGCTGCGCCTGACCGACCCGTTCGGGATGTGCGAGCTGACCCGCGCCTTCTCCACGTTCGACACGCTCACCGTCGTCCCGCGGGTGGACCCGCTGGCACCGGTCCGGCTCAGCGGCGAGGCCAGGGGGTACGGCGACGGGCGCCAGCGCTCGCTGGCCCTGGCCGGCGAGGACGACGTGATCCCGCGCGGGTACCGCTACGGCGACGACCTGCGCCGGGTGCACTGGCGTTCCACCGCGCGCTACGGCGAGCTGATGGTGCGCCGTGAGGAGCAGCCCCGGCGTTCGCGCTGCACGGTCCTGCTGGACACCCGGGCCATCGGCTACGAGGGCGCCGGCCCCGACTCGGCCTTCGAGTGGGCCGTCTCGGGCGCCGCGTCGGTCCTGGTGCACATGCTGGAGCGGGGCTTCACGGTACGGCTGCTGACGGACAACGGCGTCTCGGTGCCCGGGGAGGGCGCCGACGGGTTCGCGGGCACCGGCCAGGACTCCGCGGACGCGGCCGGGCTGATGATGGACACCCTGGCGGTGATCGACCACTCCGACGGCACCGGCCTGTCGCGCGCGTACGACCTGCTGCGCGGCGGGAACGAGGGGCTGCTGGTCGCCTTCCTGGGCGACCTGGACGAGGGGCAGGCCGCGGTGGTCGCCAAGATGCGCCAGCGCAGCGGCGCCGCCGTCGCCTTCGTACTGGACCCCGGCACCTGGGCGCGGGAGGCGACCGACGTGCCGGGGCCGGGCGAGCGGCCCGCGGAGCGGCTGCGCATGCTGCGCGAGGCGGGCTGGACGGCGCTGGGCGTGCCGCGCGGCGCCTCGCTGAACGATCTGTGGCGGCAGGCGGACCGGGAACGCTCCGGGCTGACGGCCGTGAGCGGGGAGGCCCCGGTATGA
- a CDS encoding septum formation initiator family protein: MSRKPELKGRAARLARLFPVGRARAARAPFVLLVVLLLGGGLIGLLVLNSALSEGSFKLDALQKRTKNLTDEEQALQRDIDAYSSPDALQRRARRLGMVPGGDPAFLGPGGTVKGVPNAAGPEPAALTDPLAPESIAPAAGPGAVASPSTGPSATPAQPPADPANPADPANPANPANPADPAAPTGPTAPAQAPGAPAVVTPLTTLQPAPTPTPGR, translated from the coding sequence GTGAGCAGGAAACCCGAACTCAAGGGGAGGGCGGCCCGGCTCGCCCGGCTCTTCCCGGTCGGCCGTGCCCGGGCGGCCCGCGCCCCGTTCGTCCTTCTCGTCGTCCTGCTGCTCGGCGGTGGTCTCATCGGGCTGCTGGTGCTGAACTCCGCCCTGAGCGAAGGCTCGTTCAAGCTCGACGCGCTGCAGAAGCGGACGAAGAACCTCACCGACGAGGAACAGGCCCTGCAACGGGACATCGACGCCTACTCGTCCCCCGACGCCCTGCAGCGCCGCGCCCGCCGGCTGGGCATGGTTCCCGGCGGTGACCCGGCGTTCCTCGGTCCCGGCGGCACCGTCAAGGGCGTTCCGAACGCGGCCGGTCCCGAGCCCGCCGCCCTCACCGACCCGCTCGCCCCGGAGAGCATCGCCCCGGCCGCGGGACCCGGTGCCGTCGCGAGCCCCTCCACCGGCCCCTCGGCCACGCCGGCGCAGCCCCCCGCGGACCCGGCGAACCCGGCCGACCCCGCGAACCCGGCCAATCCCGCGAACCCGGCCGACCCCGCGGCTCCGACCGGCCCCACCGCCCCGGCCCAGGCGCCCGGCGCGCCGGCGGTCGTGACGCCGCTCACCACCCTTCAGCCCGCACCCACCCCGACCCCCGGCAGGTGA
- the rsmH gene encoding 16S rRNA (cytosine(1402)-N(4))-methyltransferase RsmH, giving the protein MSQSRHFPVMLQRCLDLLAPALERPGAVVVDCTLGLGGHSEALLARFPEARLIGLDRDKEALRLSGERLAPYGERATLVHAVYDELPEVLERLRVPRVRGVLFDLGVSSMQLDEADRGFAYAQDAPLDMRMDQTTGISAAEVLNTYPPGELVRILRAYGEEKQAKRIVSAIVREREKEPFDNSARLVELIRDALPQAAKRTGGNPAKRTFQALRIEVNGELSVLERAIPAAVKALDVGGRVAVLSYHSLEDRLVKQVFAAGAASTAPPGLPVVPERYQPRLKLLTRGAELPTEEEIAENRRAAPARLRGAERIREDAE; this is encoded by the coding sequence TTGAGCCAGAGTCGACACTTCCCGGTGATGCTCCAGCGGTGCCTGGACCTGCTGGCACCCGCACTGGAGCGGCCGGGAGCGGTGGTCGTCGACTGCACCCTCGGCCTCGGCGGCCACAGCGAGGCGCTGCTGGCCCGGTTCCCCGAGGCGCGGCTGATCGGCCTCGACCGGGACAAGGAGGCGCTGCGGCTCTCCGGCGAGCGGCTCGCCCCCTACGGCGAGCGCGCCACCCTCGTGCACGCCGTCTACGACGAGCTGCCCGAGGTGCTGGAGCGGCTGCGCGTCCCGCGCGTGCGCGGTGTCCTGTTCGACCTCGGCGTCTCCTCCATGCAGCTGGACGAGGCCGACCGGGGTTTCGCCTACGCCCAGGACGCGCCCCTCGACATGCGCATGGACCAGACGACCGGCATCAGCGCCGCCGAGGTCCTCAACACCTACCCGCCGGGCGAACTGGTGCGCATCCTGCGCGCCTACGGCGAGGAGAAGCAGGCCAAGCGGATCGTCTCCGCCATCGTCCGCGAGCGCGAGAAGGAGCCGTTCGACAACAGCGCGCGGCTCGTCGAACTGATCCGGGACGCGCTGCCGCAGGCCGCCAAGCGCACCGGCGGCAACCCGGCCAAGCGCACCTTCCAGGCGCTGCGCATCGAGGTCAACGGCGAACTGTCCGTCCTGGAACGGGCGATCCCGGCCGCGGTCAAGGCGCTCGACGTCGGCGGCCGCGTCGCCGTGCTGTCGTACCACTCGCTGGAGGACCGGCTGGTGAAGCAGGTGTTCGCGGCCGGCGCCGCGTCCACCGCGCCGCCCGGACTGCCGGTCGTGCCCGAGCGCTACCAGCCGCGGCTCAAGCTGCTCACGCGCGGTGCCGAACTTCCCACGGAGGAAGAGATCGCCGAGAACCGCAGGGCCGCCCCGGCCAGGCTGCGGGGTGCCGAGCGCATCAGGGAGGACGCCGAGTGA